GCCCTTTTCCAGAAGCTCCGGTTCGCTGTTAAAAAGGTGGATGAAGAACCGGGGAAAGAGAAGCAGCAAAGCCCAGAGGAACAGGGTGAACAGGATACAGCTGACGGTCATGAACCGGATGGCTGATTTCACCCGCCCCTTTTCTCCGGCGCCGTAGTTAAAGCTGATGATGGGCTGGGCGCCGTTGGTCAGGCCGTTCATAGGCATGTTGATCAGCTCCCGCACCGAATTGATCACCGTCATGATCCCCACATACAGGTCGCCGCCGTACCGCTGAAGGGTGGCGTTGCACATAATCTGCACAGAGCCGTTGGTGATGGCCATGATAAAGCCGGAGAATCCAAGAGAAGAAATCTCCTTAACAAGCTTTTTGTGTAAACGAAGATGTTTCTTTGACAGCTTTATAATAGCATTTCCCCTGGTAAGGAAATGAAAAACCCAGATGGCAGACACACACTGGGAAATGATGGTGGCGATAGCTGCGCCCCGGACGCCCAGACCAAAGACAAAGATAAATAACGGGTCCAGAATCAGATTCAGGACCGCGCCGATGGAGACCGTGAGCATCCCGGTGACCCCGAAGCCCTGGGCGTTGATGAAGTTGTTCATGCCCAGGCTGACCATGACAAATAACGTGCCAAGGAGATAGATGGTGATGTAGGCGTCCGCATAAGGGTAGGTCACGTCGCTGGCTCCAAAAAGATAGAGCAGGGGCCGGCGGAAGATCAGGCAGAGCGCGGCGATAAGGACGCCGGATAACAAAAGCAGGGAGAAGGAATTTCCCATGATCCGCTTAGCCCGCTCCGTCTCCCCCGCGCCCCTGGCGATGGAAAAAAGAGGCGCTCCGCCCATGCCGAACAAGTTGGCAAAGGCAGTGATGATGGTAATGACAGGCAGGGTAAGGCCAATGCCGGTGAGGGCCTGGGTAGAAGTATGGGGCAGATGCCCGATATAGATACGGTCCACCACGTTGTAGAGGACGTTGATCAACTGCGCCAGCGTCATAGGCAGAGCAAGCCGCAGGATGTTGATGGCAACACTCCCCTGGCTGAAGTCCTTCTGCGAAGCAGCGGCGGTATGTTTCATAATAGATCACCAGATTCCGTAAAATAAGATTCCTAGATAGTATAGGCTTTTTGGCAGTTTTTTTCAATTGGATTTCCAATTGGGGACGTGGTATTTTCGAAAATACCACGTCCCAGATTGAAAATACCCTGTCCCTTTTTGATATTTTTGAGAATAAGAAAAAACTTGGCGCACATAAATTATTACTATAAAGTCTGAAAAAGGGGATGAATCCAGATGAAACTTTTGCTTTATCTTAGCGATCTGATGGTTCCTCTGGTGATCTTTGGGATTGTCAGCTATGGACTTTTGATGAAAGTAGATGTTTATGAAACGTTTATCCGGGGGGCCAAAAGCGGCCTGCGCACTGTGGTTAGTCTGGTTCCCACTCTGGTTGGCCTGATGGTGGCGGTGGGGATCCTGCGCGCCTCAGGATTCCTGGACTTTCTGGCAAGGATCGCCGGTGGTCTGACAGAACCGTTGGGGTTTCCGGCAGAGCTGGTCCCCTTAAGTGTAGTGAAAATGTTTTCTTCCTCCGCGGCCACCGGCCTGCTTCTGGATTTATATAAAGAATACGGGACAGATTCTTATATTGGGAAAGTAGCCTCTATCAGTATGAGCTGCACAGAGACCATTTTCTATACCATGAGCGTCTATTTCATGACTGCCAGAGTAAGTAAAACCAGAT
This window of the Massilistercora timonensis genome carries:
- a CDS encoding MATE family efflux transporter, with amino-acid sequence MKHTAAASQKDFSQGSVAINILRLALPMTLAQLINVLYNVVDRIYIGHLPHTSTQALTGIGLTLPVITIITAFANLFGMGGAPLFSIARGAGETERAKRIMGNSFSLLLLSGVLIAALCLIFRRPLLYLFGASDVTYPYADAYITIYLLGTLFVMVSLGMNNFINAQGFGVTGMLTVSIGAVLNLILDPLFIFVFGLGVRGAAIATIISQCVSAIWVFHFLTRGNAIIKLSKKHLRLHKKLVKEISSLGFSGFIMAITNGSVQIMCNATLQRYGGDLYVGIMTVINSVRELINMPMNGLTNGAQPIISFNYGAGEKGRVKSAIRFMTVSCILFTLFLWALLLLFPRFFIHLFNSEPELLEKGVPAMHIYFFGIFMMALQFAGQSTFVALGCSRQAVFFSLLRKAVIVIPLTLWLPTVAGLGTSGVFLAEPVSNFIGGSACFLTMLFTVRRMLKE
- a CDS encoding nucleoside recognition domain-containing protein, whose translation is MKLLLYLSDLMVPLVIFGIVSYGLLMKVDVYETFIRGAKSGLRTVVSLVPTLVGLMVAVGILRASGFLDFLARIAGGLTEPLGFPAELVPLSVVKMFSSSAATGLLLDLYKEYGTDSYIGKVASISMSCTETIFYTMSVYFMTARVSKTRYTLAGALLATAGGLAASVVLGGM